One part of the Arabidopsis thaliana chromosome 1 sequence genome encodes these proteins:
- the DR4 gene encoding drought-repressed 4 (drought-repressed 4 (DR4); FUNCTIONS IN: peptidase inhibitor activity; INVOLVED IN: response to water deprivation; LOCATED IN: endomembrane system; EXPRESSED IN: 11 plant structures; EXPRESSED DURING: LP.06 six leaves visible, LP.04 four leaves visible, 4 leaf senescence stage, petal differentiation and expansion stage; CONTAINS InterPro DOMAIN/s: Proteinase inhibitor I3, Kunitz legume (InterPro:IPR002160), Kunitz inhibitor ST1-like (InterPro:IPR011065); BEST Arabidopsis thaliana protein match is: Kunitz family trypsin and protease inhibitor protein (TAIR:AT1G73325.1); Has 860 Blast hits to 860 proteins in 84 species: Archae - 0; Bacteria - 0; Metazoa - 0; Fungi - 0; Plants - 859; Viruses - 0; Other Eukaryotes - 1 (source: NCBI BLink).) gives MKATISITTIFLVVALAAPSLARPDNHVEDSVGRLLRPGQTYHIVPANPETGGGIFSNSEEICPLDIFQSNNPLDLGLPIKFKSELWFVKEMNSITIEFEAPNWFLCPKESKGWRVVYSEEFKKSLIISTGGSSNPSGFQIHRVDGGAYKIVYCTNISTTTCMNVGIFTDISGARRLALTSDEALLVKFQKAATPKADLKTKLRMFPFY, from the coding sequence atGAAGGCCACCATATCCATCACTACCATCTTTCTCGTGGTCGCTTTGGCCGCACCCTCCCTAGCTCGTCCTGACAACCATGTCGAGGACTCTGTAGGCCGTCTACTTCGTCCTGGTCAAACGTACCACATCGTACCTGCGAATCCCGAGACAGGAGGAGGTATTTTCTCGAACAGTGAAGAAATCTGTCCTCTTGACATCTTCCAGTCAAACAATCCGCTTGACTTGGGCCTACCCATCAAATTTAAGTCCGAGTTATGGTTTGTTAAGGAAATGAATAGTATCACCATCGAGTTTGAGGCTCCGAACTGGTTTTTGTGTCCTAAAGAATCCAAGGGGTGGAGAGTTGTGTACTCTGAAGAATTCAAAAAGAGTCTTATAATAAGCACTGGTGGTTCATCAAACCCAAGTGGCTTCCAGATCCATCGAGTCGACGGAGGTGCTTACAAGATTGTATATTGTACAAACATCTCGACTACTACGTGCATGAACGTTGGCATATTCACCGATATCTCTGGTGCACGACGCTTAGCCTTGACCAGCGATGAGGCTCTCCTAGTTAAGTTCCAGAAGGCAGCAACTCCAAAAGCTGATTTGAAGACTAAGCTGAGGATGTTCCCTTTCTACTGA
- a CDS encoding S-adenosyl-L-methionine-dependent methyltransferases superfamily protein (S-adenosyl-L-methionine-dependent methyltransferases superfamily protein; FUNCTIONS IN: molecular_function unknown; INVOLVED IN: biological_process unknown; LOCATED IN: cellular_component unknown; EXPRESSED IN: 22 plant structures; EXPRESSED DURING: 12 growth stages; CONTAINS InterPro DOMAIN/s: Methyltransferase-16, putative (InterPro:IPR019410); BEST Arabidopsis thaliana protein match is: S-adenosyl-L-methionine-dependent methyltransferases superfamily protein (TAIR:AT1G08125.1); Has 35333 Blast hits to 34131 proteins in 2444 species: Archae - 798; Bacteria - 22429; Metazoa - 974; Fungi - 991; Plants - 531; Viruses - 0; Other Eukaryotes - 9610 (source: NCBI BLink).), whose amino-acid sequence MFGPSMHMEAAEIVHSAARFEAEKMGKEDEAVEEIRRMSGYGGDVIVVGGFPASESESESESDLAAAEIMVIWAIQGPTSFAPNTLVAQSSLELRLDACGHSLSILQSPCSLNTPGVTGSVMWDSGVVLGKFLEHSVDSKVLSLEGKKIVELGSGCGLVGCIAALLGGNAVLTDLPDRLRLLKKNIQTNLHRGNTRGSAIVQELVWGDDPDPDLIEPFPDYGNHLGFIFSPFALYIPFSHLLFAMYL is encoded by the exons ATGTTTGGTCCGTCGATGCACATGGAAGCAGCAGAGATAGTCCATTCGGCGGCGCGTTTTGAAGCTGAGAAAATGGGCAAGGAGGATGAGGCGGTGGAGGAGATACGACGTATGAGTGGTTACGGCGGAGATGTGATAGTAGTAGGTGGGTTTCCGGCGTCGGAGTCGGAATCTGAATCTGAATCCGATTTGGCGGCGGCGGAGATTATGGTTATATGGGCTATTCAAGGGCCAACTTCTTTTGCTCCAAACACACTCGTTGCTCAATCTTCTCTTGAGCTGCGTCTCGACGCTTGTGGCCACTCACTCTCTATTCTCCAGTCGCCATGTTCATTG AACACGCCTGGAGTAACCGGGTCAGTGATGTGGGACAGTGGAGTGGTGCTAGGGAAGTTCTTAGAACATTCTGTTGACTCTAAGGTTCTTTCTCTTGAAGGCAAGAAAATCGTCGAGTTGGGTTCTGGCTGTGGCTTAGTTGG tTGTATAGCAGCACTTTTGGGAGGCAATGCTGTCCTCACTGATCTTCCAGATAGACTGAGGCTACTCAAAAAGAACATCCAAACCAATTTGCACCGTGGGAACACGCGTGGATCTGCTATTGTGCAGGAACTTGTTTGGGGAGATGACCCTGATCCAGATTTGATCGAACCATTCCCTGATTACGGTAATCATCTcggtttcattttttctccttttgccTTGTACATACCATTCTCACACCTTTTATTTGCTATGTACTTGTAG
- a CDS encoding S-adenosyl-L-methionine-dependent methyltransferases superfamily protein (S-adenosyl-L-methionine-dependent methyltransferases superfamily protein; CONTAINS InterPro DOMAIN/s: Methyltransferase-16, putative (InterPro:IPR019410); BEST Arabidopsis thaliana protein match is: S-adenosyl-L-methionine-dependent methyltransferases superfamily protein (TAIR:AT1G08125.1); Has 1545 Blast hits to 1542 proteins in 226 species: Archae - 0; Bacteria - 64; Metazoa - 464; Fungi - 508; Plants - 337; Viruses - 0; Other Eukaryotes - 172 (source: NCBI BLink).), translating to MFGPSMHMEAAEIVHSAARFEAEKMGKEDEAVEEIRRMSGYGGDVIVVGGFPASESESESESDLAAAEIMVIWAIQGPTSFAPNTLVAQSSLELRLDACGHSLSILQSPCSLNTPGVTGSVMWDSGVVLGKFLEHSVDSKVLSLEGKKIVELGSGCGLVGCIAALLGGNAVLTDLPDRLRLLKKNIQTNLHRGNTRGSAIVQELVWGDDPDPDLIEPFPDYVLGSDVIYSEEAVHHLVKTLLQLCSDQTTIFLSGELRNDAVLEYFLETALKDFAIGRVEQTQWHPDYRSHRVVLYVLEKKSKRCLADESSLNQSC from the exons ATGTTTGGTCCGTCGATGCACATGGAAGCAGCAGAGATAGTCCATTCGGCGGCGCGTTTTGAAGCTGAGAAAATGGGCAAGGAGGATGAGGCGGTGGAGGAGATACGACGTATGAGTGGTTACGGCGGAGATGTGATAGTAGTAGGTGGGTTTCCGGCGTCGGAGTCGGAATCTGAATCTGAATCCGATTTGGCGGCGGCGGAGATTATGGTTATATGGGCTATTCAAGGGCCAACTTCTTTTGCTCCAAACACACTCGTTGCTCAATCTTCTCTTGAGCTGCGTCTCGACGCTTGTGGCCACTCACTCTCTATTCTCCAGTCGCCATGTTCATTG AACACGCCTGGAGTAACCGGGTCAGTGATGTGGGACAGTGGAGTGGTGCTAGGGAAGTTCTTAGAACATTCTGTTGACTCTAAGGTTCTTTCTCTTGAAGGCAAGAAAATCGTCGAGTTGGGTTCTGGCTGTGGCTTAGTTGG tTGTATAGCAGCACTTTTGGGAGGCAATGCTGTCCTCACTGATCTTCCAGATAGACTGAGGCTACTCAAAAAGAACATCCAAACCAATTTGCACCGTGGGAACACGCGTGGATCTGCTATTGTGCAGGAACTTGTTTGGGGAGATGACCCTGATCCAGATTTGATCGAACCATTCCCTGATTACG TATTAGGCTCAGATGTTATATACAGCGAAGAAGCTGTTCACCATTTGGTAAAAACGCTTTTGCAACTTTGCAGCGATCAAACTACAATCTTCCTATCAGGAGAACTACGAAATG ATGCTGTTCTTGAGTACTTCTTAGAAACCGCACTGAAAGATTTTGCGATCGGGCGTGTGGAACAAACACAATGGCATCCAGATTATCGCAGCCATCGAGTAGTGCTTTACGTTCTTGAAAAGAAGTCGAAGAGATGCCTCGCTGATGAATCTTCGCTTAATCAATCTTGTTAG
- a CDS encoding Cytochrome P450 superfamily protein (Cytochrome P450 superfamily protein; FUNCTIONS IN: electron carrier activity, monooxygenase activity, iron ion binding, oxygen binding, heme binding; EXPRESSED IN: root; CONTAINS InterPro DOMAIN/s: Cytochrome P450 (InterPro:IPR001128), Cytochrome P450, E-class, group IV (InterPro:IPR002403), Cytochrome P450, conserved site (InterPro:IPR017972); BEST Arabidopsis thaliana protein match is: Cytochrome P450 superfamily protein (TAIR:AT3G50660.1); Has 30201 Blast hits to 17322 proteins in 780 species: Archae - 12; Bacteria - 1396; Metazoa - 17338; Fungi - 3422; Plants - 5037; Viruses - 0; Other Eukaryotes - 2996 (source: NCBI BLink).) — protein MAESAGESYRLLSVSSSTTFLAFIIIFLLAGIARRKRRAPHRLPPGSRGWPLIGDTFAWLNAVAGSHPSSFVEKQIKKYGRIFSCSLFGKWAVVSADPDFNRFIMQNEGKLFQSSYPKSFRDLVGKDGVITVHGDQQRRLHSIASSMMRHDQLKTHFLEVIPVVMLQTLSNFKDGEVVLLQDICRKVAIHLMVNQLLGVSSESEVDEMSQLFSDFVDGCLSVPIDLPGFTYNKAMKARKEIIRKINKTIEKRLQNKAASDTAGNGVLGRLLEEESLPNESMADFIINLLFAGNETTSKTMLFAVYFLTHCPKAMTQLLEEHDRLAGGMLTWQDYKTMDFTQCVIDETLRLGGIAIWLMREAKEDVSYQDYVIPKGCFVVPFLSAVHLDESYYKESLSFNPWRWLDPETQQKRNWRTSPFYCPFGGGTRFCPGAELARLQIALFLHYFITTYKWTQLKEDRISFFPSARLVNGFKIQLNRRDSDPPNQ, from the exons ATGGCGGAATCTGCAGGAGAATCCTATAggcttctctctgtttcttcatcaaccacATTTCTTGCCTTCATAATCATCTTCTTACTTGCGGGTATagcaagaagaaagagaagagcgCCTCACAGGCTGCCTCCGGGAAGCAGAGGATGGCCTTTGATCGGAGATACCTTCGCTTGGCTCAACGCCGTCGCTGGTTCTCATCCTTCAAGCTTCGTcgagaaacaaataaaaaa GTATGGGAGGATATTCTCGTGTAGCTTGTTTGGGAAATGGGCAGTGGTATCAGCAGACCCGGATTTTAACCGGTTTATAATGCAGAACGAAGGAAAGCTATTTCAGTCAAGTTATCCAAAGTCTTTCAGGGATTTGGTTGGGAAAGATGGAGTGATCACAGTGCATGGTGATCAGCAGAGACGGCTTCACTCGATTGCATCGAGCATGATGCGTCATGACCAGCTCAAGACTCATTTTCTTGAGGTTATTCCCGTCGTTATGCTCCAGACACTGAGTAATTTCAAGGACGGTGAAGTCGTGCTTCTCCAAGATATCTGCAGAAAG GTTGCCATTCATCTTATGGTTAACCAACTTCTCGGTGTGTCGAGCGAATCAGAAGTCGATGAAATGTCTCAGCTTTTctctgattttgttgatgGATGTCTCTCTGTTCCTATTGACTTGCCTGGTTTCACATACAACAAAGCAATGAAG GCACGAAAGGAGATCATAAGGAAGATAAACAAGACGATAGAAAAGCGGTTGCAAAACAAAGCAGCATCAGATACTGCTGGTAATGGTGTACTTGGAAGattgcttgaagaagaaagtttacCAAACGAATCAATGGCAGATTTTATCATCAATCTACTGTTTGCCGGAAATGAAACAACCTCAAAAACAATGCTGTTTGCGGTTTACTTCCTCACTCATTGTCCTAAGGCCATGACCCAACTCCTG GAGGAACATGATAGGCTCGCGGGTGGAATGTTAACATGGCAAGATTACAAGACAATGGACTTCACTCAATGC GTAATAGATGAAACACTCAGGCTTGGTGGAATTGCGATATGGCTTATGAGAGAGGCCAAAGAAGATGTCTCATATCAAG ATTATGTCATTCCCAAGGGATGCTTCGTAGTTCCGTTTCTCTCGGCAGTGCACTTAGACGAGAGCTATTACAAAGAAAGTCTCTCCTTCAATCCATGGCGATGGCTTGACCCTGAAACTCAG CAAAAGAGGAATTGGAGAACGAGCCCTTTTTATTGCCCATTTGGTGGAGGAACTCGGTTTTGCCCAGGAGCAGAACTGGCTCGCCTTCAAATTGCTCTCTTTCTGCATTACTTCATCACCACATATAA GTGGACACAACTTAAGGAAGATCGTATCTCCTTCTTCCCTTCGGCTCGTCTAGTGAATGGCTTCAAAATCCAGTTGAACAGACGAGACAGTGATCCTCCGAATCAATAA
- a CDS encoding Kunitz family trypsin and protease inhibitor protein (Kunitz family trypsin and protease inhibitor protein; FUNCTIONS IN: endopeptidase inhibitor activity; INVOLVED IN: biological_process unknown; LOCATED IN: endomembrane system; CONTAINS InterPro DOMAIN/s: Proteinase inhibitor I3, Kunitz legume (InterPro:IPR002160), Kunitz inhibitor ST1-like (InterPro:IPR011065); BEST Arabidopsis thaliana protein match is: drought-repressed 4 (TAIR:AT1G73330.1); Has 1053 Blast hits to 1053 proteins in 102 species: Archae - 0; Bacteria - 0; Metazoa - 0; Fungi - 0; Plants - 1052; Viruses - 0; Other Eukaryotes - 1 (source: NCBI BLink).) has protein sequence MEKLTLSFITLTVLSAIFTAASAADATPSQVVLDIAGHPVQSNVQYYIIPAKIGTGGGLIPSNRNLSTQDLCLNLDIVQSSSPFVSGLPVTFSPLNTKVKHVQLSASLNLEFDSTVWLCPDSKVWRIDHSVQLRKSFVSIGGQKGKGNSWFQIQEDGDAYKLMYCPISSIVACINVSLEIDDHGVRRLVLSTDQSFVVKFQKAYDSNSNCNLKSNSRMFLFL, from the coding sequence ATGGAGAAGCTTACTTTGTCTTTCATCACTCTCACCGTTCTCTCAGCCATCTTCACCGCAGCTTCAGCGGCCGATGCTACACCAAGCCAAGTAGTCCTAGACATAGCTGGACATCCGGTTCAGTCCAATGTCCAATACTACATCATACCGGCCAAGATCGGAACCGGAGGTGGTCTTATCCCTTCAAACCGAAATTTAAGCACACAAGACTTGTGTCTGAATCTTGACATTGTCcaatcatcatctcctttcGTCTCAGGCCTTCCCGTAACATTCTCCCCACTAAACACCAAAGTCAAGCATGTTCAGCTCTCAGCTAGTCTCAACCTCGAGTTTGATTCCACGGTTTGGTTATGCCCTGACTCCAAAGTGTGGAGAATCGACCACTCTGTACAACTAAGAAAGAGCTTTGTAAGCATTGGTGGTCAGAAAGGTAAGGGTAATAGTTGGTTTCAGAttcaagaagatggagatgcTTACAAGCTTATGTATTGTCCTATTAGCTCCATTGTTGCGTGTATTAATGTGAGTTTGGAGATTGATGATCATGGAGTTCGACGTTTGGTTCTTAGCACTGATCAGTCTTTCGTTGTTAAGTTTCAGAAGGCTTATGATTCAAACTCCAACTGTAATCTTAAGTCTAACTCGAGAATGTTCCTTTTTCTCtaa